A window from Pseudomonas moraviensis encodes these proteins:
- a CDS encoding DUF6124 family protein yields the protein MFKVTPNPPEADSIPYDPALEPQRIKDAAARAINFYLDPQTLKTTIPKRQPGKIFLIDPTVDEETLLVEACESLAAANDMAREISGVIDHPQRRSLLMLQQVIMLSELIVNRVLDSRRVSN from the coding sequence ATGTTCAAAGTAACGCCAAACCCGCCAGAAGCCGATTCAATCCCGTACGACCCCGCTCTGGAACCCCAGCGAATAAAAGATGCGGCCGCTCGTGCCATCAACTTTTACCTCGACCCTCAGACGCTCAAAACCACCATTCCCAAGCGCCAGCCGGGCAAGATCTTTCTCATCGATCCCACGGTGGACGAGGAAACGCTGCTCGTCGAAGCCTGTGAATCGCTGGCCGCCGCCAACGACATGGCCCGCGAAATCAGTGGGGTGATCGACCACCCACAGCGTCGATCGCTGCTGATGTTGCAGCAGGTGATCATGTTGAGTGAGCTGATCGTCAATCGCGTGCTCGACAGCCGACGCGTGTCGAACTAG